The nucleotide sequence CAAACGAGGAATCTTCAGTCGTCCTCCACGCGTAGTTCGAACCAAGATCGGATATCTGGTTCGACTCCAACACGAGCCAATAGGTAGTCGAAGGGAGCACACTCAGGTTGTCCGTCGGGTTGAATCGGATGCCGGTGTCGTGGGAAAAAGCCCCTAGGTTGGCCTGGGGCGTGTCACTCGCATCGCTCCACAGCGAGATCGCAAAGGTCGCGTCCGTGGCCACTCCGGTGAACGCGATGTCCACGTGGTCCAAGGCATAACCGTCGGCATTGGCACCGGTGGTGAAGGAGCCGGCGAACCATTGCATATCAAAGACAGTTTCAGCGCTGTCAGAGTCATTGGTCAGGTTGGAGAAAAAGGTCGTCTGAGCCTGAATGACGACCGCGCATGCGCTTAACCCGATGAAAGCCAATCCACGGTGGAAGTGGGCCTTCACGGTCGGAAGCCATGGAGTGGAGAGTGGAGCTGGCATGGGAAATCCTGTCTGGTTCAGAAACTGACCCGCGCGGAAAGGTGGGCGCGGGAGTTGTCACCGGTTTCGCTGCTGCCGCTGTCGGTGAACTGCCAGCCGTAGGCGGCCCGCAGGTTGAGGTGCGAGCCCATGAAGTAGTCGAAACCGACGCCCGCGCTATGCAGATCAACGTCGGCCTCGCCGGGCAGTTTGTCCGTGCTCCAGAGGCGGGCGTAGTCCTGAAACACATACAACTGTAGGTTGTCGGAGAGACGGCCCCGCCCCAGCTTCAGCGAAAACGGCGGCAGACGCAGCTCGTGACTCAGCAGCACGCCGTTGTCTTTGTAGACCTCCCCTTCCTGGTAACCGCGCACGCTGCTCGACCCGCCGCCGCCGAACTGCTCGCTGCCGATCAAGTTACTCCAGGGCGAGAGCTGGAACTGGCCGCGAACCGACCAGGCCACGCCGGGCTTGACCGCGTCGAGCGCCACGCGGTGCGACGCGTTCGCGCGCAGGTAGACGTAGCTTGCCTGGGCTCCCGCGCGACTGAGGTTGAAGAAGTCATCGTCGTTGCGGTCGGTCAGGCCGCCGGGAGCGGCGGTGAGCGTGGTGCCAAAGGAAGTCGCGCCCCACCCGCTCGTCAGACTACCACGATAAGTGGCGCGGGCTTGGGCGATATGCGTGAGGTTGTCCGAGATGGGCACGTCGGCGAACATGAAGTTGTTGTCGCTGGCCTTGAAGTCGGCCCCGAACTGCAGCGCGTGCGTGTATCCATCGCGTGGCGACTTGAGCGGAATGTCGTAGTTCGCCCCGACCTGCCACGATTCGCCGGAGAGCGAAAACGGCG is from Synoicihabitans lomoniglobus and encodes:
- a CDS encoding choice-of-anchor R domain-containing protein, whose protein sequence is MQWFAGSFTTGANADGYALDHVDIAFTGVATDATFAISLWSDASDTPQANLGAFSHDTGIRFNPTDNLSVLPSTTYWLVLESNQISDLGSNYAWRTTEDSSFAVSGGWSVAGSFAQSTNQGATWAASPTDYLYAVTATPASAVPEPSTTAVILAGFALVGVVCTRRRARAKGVA